In the Bacteroidota bacterium genome, GATTGCTCTTGAAAAAAGCGTTTTATCACCTGATGACCTTAATAAAATTCCTTTTACATTACTTTGTGGTCCCGATTTAAAAGTTACTTTTATGGATCACAAAAGGGCAGTAGTCCACATTGCTAGAGATAGTGGTAATAAAATGAACGAATTTTTTAAAGATGAACTTCCTGTAAACATGGATGTTCTTATTGCAGGAGCTATACTTGCCGATGTTGGTAAATTATTGGAATATGTTCTAAATGAAGAAGGTAAAGCTGTTCAAGGGACTTATGGAAAATATTTACGTCATCCTTTCTCCGGTGTTTCACTTGCAGAGGAATGTAATGTTCCAGCCGAAGTATGTCATATTATTGCAACTCATGCAGGTGAAGGAAATATGGTAAAAAGATCAACAGAAGCTTATGTTGTTCATCATGCTGATTTTATGACATTTCTGCCTTTTAAAGACGGTTTGAAAATTGAAAAATAATTTTAATATTTAATAAAAATAAAAAAGAAAATATCGTGAATTTAATAGAAAAAATATTAGCAAATCATTCAAAATTTGATAAAGTAAAACCCGGAGACATCATTGATATAGAAATTGATACAAGGGCAGCACGTGATTTTGGCGGTGCCAATGTTGTAAAAAATATGAAAGACAATAATTTGACTCTTGATGATGTGTCAAAAACATTTTTTACATTTGATTGCAATCCAACAGGTTCTGATCAAAAATATGCTGTAAACCAACAAATTTGCAGAGTGTATGCTCGTGAAAATGGAATAAAAGTTTATGATCTTGAAAATGGAATTGGAACTCATACATTGATACATGATGGCTTATCTTATTCTGGTACAACTGCTGTTACAACAGATTCTCATGCCAATATACTTGGTGCTGTGGGTGCTTTCGGACAGGGAATGGGTGATAAAGATATTGCAGTTTCGTGGAACAAAGGCAAGGTATGGTTTAAAGTTCCCGAATCGGTAAAAATATACTTAAATGGTAAACGACCTGACGGCATTACTGCAAAAGA is a window encoding:
- a CDS encoding HDIG domain-containing protein codes for the protein MNNEVLKLWPELKWIGNEDLREKVAKTWEIALEKSVLSPDDLNKIPFTLLCGPDLKVTFMDHKRAVVHIARDSGNKMNEFFKDELPVNMDVLIAGAILADVGKLLEYVLNEEGKAVQGTYGKYLRHPFSGVSLAEECNVPAEVCHIIATHAGEGNMVKRSTEAYVVHHADFMTFLPFKDGLKIEK